From a single Peromyscus maniculatus bairdii isolate BWxNUB_F1_BW_parent chromosome 4, HU_Pman_BW_mat_3.1, whole genome shotgun sequence genomic region:
- the Hdc gene encoding histidine decarboxylase isoform X1 yields the protein MMEPQEYRARGKEMVDYICQYLSTVRERQVTPDVQPGYLRAQLPASAPEDPDSWDSIFGDIERIIMPGVVHWQSPHMHAYYPALTSWPSLLGDMLADAINCLGFTWASSPACTELEMSVMDWLAKMLGLPEHFLHHHPSSQGGGVLQSTVSESTLIALLAARKNKILEMKTLEPDADESSLNARLVAYASDQAHSSVEKAGLISLVKMRFLPVDNNFSLRGEALQRAIEEDKQQGLVPVFVCATLGTTGVCAFDRLSELGPICASEGLWLHVDAAYAGTAFLCPELRGFLKGIEYADSFTFNPSKWMMVHFDCTGFWVKDKYKLQQTFSVNPVYLRHANSGATTDFMHWQIPLSRRFRSIKLWFVIRSFGVKNLQAHVRHGTEMAKYFESLVRNDPFFEIPAKRHLGLVVFRLKGPNCLTESVLKEIAKGGQLFLIPATIQDKLIIRFTVTSQFTTKEDILRDWNLIREAATLVLNQHCTSQPSPRAKNLIPTRGSRDLTSGLSLESVNEGGDDPAQARKIIKQPQQLGAGVMRKEGGCDLETLLDPPDECFSEEEAPDATKHKLSSFLFSYLSVQSKKKTVRSLSCNSVPVSAQKSLPTDGSVKNGGSFRARIFSRFPEEMMMIKKSAFKKLIKFYSVPSFPECSSQCALQLPCCPLQAMV from the exons ATGATGGAGCCCCAGGAATACCGAGCCAGAG GGAAAGAGATGGTGGATTATATCTGCCAGTACCTGAGCACTGTGCGGGAGAGGCAGGTGACTCCAGATGTGCAGCCTGGGTACCTGCGAGCCCAGCTACCTGCGAGTGCTCCCGAGGACCCTGACAGCTGGGACAGCATCTTTGGGGACATTGAACGAATCATCATGCCTGGG GTGGTACACTGGCAGAGTCCTCACATGCATGCCTACTATCCGGCCCTTACCTCTTGGCCATCCCTGCTGGGAGATATGCTGGCTGATGCCATTAACTGCTTAGGATTCACATGG GCTTCCAGTCCAGCGTGCACGGAGCTGGAGATGAGCGTCATGGACTGGCTGGCGAAGATGCTGGGACTCCCTGAGCACTTCCTGCACCACCATCCCAGCAGCCAGGGGGGAGGTGTCTTGCAG AGCACCGTCAGCGAATCCACTTTGATTGCCCTGCTGGCAGCCAGGAAGAACAAAATCCTAGAAATGAAAACGTTGGAGCCCGATGCTGATGAGTCCTCTCTGAATGCTCGGCTCGTCGCCTACGCCTCTGATCAG GCTCACTCCTCAGTGGAGAAGGCTGGCTTGATTTCCCTTGTGAAGATGCGATTTCTGCCTGTGGACAACAACTTCTCACTCCGAGGAGAAGCTCTTCAGAGAGCCATCGAGGAAGACAAGCAGCAGGGCTTGGTGCCTGTCTTT GTCTGTGCAACATTAGGGACTACTGGAGTCTGTGCGTTTGACAGGCTGTCAGAGCTGGGCCCTATCT GTGCCAGTGAGGGGCTGTGGCTCCACGTGGATGCTGCTTATGCTGGCACAGCCTTTCTGTGCCCTGAGCTCCGGGGATTCCTGAAGGGTATCGAGTATGCTGACTCCTTCACTTTTAATCCCTCCAAATGGATGATGGTACACTTTGACTGTACTGGGTTCTG GGTTAAGGACAAGTACAAGTTGCAGCAGACGTTCAGCGTGAACCCCGTCTACCTCAGACATGCCAACTCTGGGGCCACCACAGACTTCATG cactggcagaTCCCCCTGAGTCGGCGCTTTCGCTCCATTAAGCTCTGGTTCGTGATTCGGTCCTTCGGGGTGAAGAATCTTCAAGCACATGTCAGACAC GGAACAGAAATGGCTAAATACTTTGAATCTCTGGTCAGAAATGACCCTTTCTTTGAAATTCCTGCCAAGAGGCACCTTGGGTTGGTGGTTTTCCGTCTGAAG GGTCCCAATTGTCTCACAGAAAGTGTGTTAAAGGAAATAGCCAAAGGTGGCCAGCTCTTCCTCATTCCAGCCACTATCCAGGACAAGCTGATCATCCGTTTCACCGTGACATCCCAGTTTACCACCAAGGAGGACATCCTGAGAGACTGGAACCTCATCCGAGAGGCTGCTACCCTCGTCCTGAACCAGCACTGCACTTCCCAGCCGAGCCCTCGGGCCAAGAACCTCATCCCGACCCGAGGCTCCAGGGACCTGACCAGTGGGCTATCCCTGGAGTCTGTCAACGAGGGAGGAGACGACCCAGCTCAGGCCCGGAAGATCATCAAGCAGCCCCAGCAGCTGGGGGCTGGTGTGATGAGAAAGGAGGGTGGCTGTGATCTTGAGACCCTGCTGGATCCACCCGATGAGTGCTTCTCAGAAGAAGAAGCCCCAGATGCCACCAAGCACAAGCTGTCGTCCTTTCTGTTCAGTTACTTGTCCGTCCAGAGCAAGAAGAAGACGGTGCGTTCCCTCAGCTGCAACAGCGTGCCCGTGAGCGCTCAGAAGTCACTCCccacagatggctcagtgaagaACGGGGGCTCCTTCCGGGCAAGGATCTTTTCCAGGTTCCCGGAagaaatgatgatgataaagaaaaGCGCCTTCAAAAAGCTGATCAAGTTCTACAGCGTGCCCAGCTTCCCGGAATGCAGCTCCCAGTGTGccctgcagctgccctgctgcccTCTGCAGGCCATGGTGTAG
- the Hdc gene encoding histidine decarboxylase isoform X2: protein MHAYYPALTSWPSLLGDMLADAINCLGFTWASSPACTELEMSVMDWLAKMLGLPEHFLHHHPSSQGGGVLQSTVSESTLIALLAARKNKILEMKTLEPDADESSLNARLVAYASDQAHSSVEKAGLISLVKMRFLPVDNNFSLRGEALQRAIEEDKQQGLVPVFVCATLGTTGVCAFDRLSELGPICASEGLWLHVDAAYAGTAFLCPELRGFLKGIEYADSFTFNPSKWMMVHFDCTGFWVKDKYKLQQTFSVNPVYLRHANSGATTDFMHWQIPLSRRFRSIKLWFVIRSFGVKNLQAHVRHGTEMAKYFESLVRNDPFFEIPAKRHLGLVVFRLKGPNCLTESVLKEIAKGGQLFLIPATIQDKLIIRFTVTSQFTTKEDILRDWNLIREAATLVLNQHCTSQPSPRAKNLIPTRGSRDLTSGLSLESVNEGGDDPAQARKIIKQPQQLGAGVMRKEGGCDLETLLDPPDECFSEEEAPDATKHKLSSFLFSYLSVQSKKKTVRSLSCNSVPVSAQKSLPTDGSVKNGGSFRARIFSRFPEEMMMIKKSAFKKLIKFYSVPSFPECSSQCALQLPCCPLQAMV from the exons ATGCATGCCTACTATCCGGCCCTTACCTCTTGGCCATCCCTGCTGGGAGATATGCTGGCTGATGCCATTAACTGCTTAGGATTCACATGG GCTTCCAGTCCAGCGTGCACGGAGCTGGAGATGAGCGTCATGGACTGGCTGGCGAAGATGCTGGGACTCCCTGAGCACTTCCTGCACCACCATCCCAGCAGCCAGGGGGGAGGTGTCTTGCAG AGCACCGTCAGCGAATCCACTTTGATTGCCCTGCTGGCAGCCAGGAAGAACAAAATCCTAGAAATGAAAACGTTGGAGCCCGATGCTGATGAGTCCTCTCTGAATGCTCGGCTCGTCGCCTACGCCTCTGATCAG GCTCACTCCTCAGTGGAGAAGGCTGGCTTGATTTCCCTTGTGAAGATGCGATTTCTGCCTGTGGACAACAACTTCTCACTCCGAGGAGAAGCTCTTCAGAGAGCCATCGAGGAAGACAAGCAGCAGGGCTTGGTGCCTGTCTTT GTCTGTGCAACATTAGGGACTACTGGAGTCTGTGCGTTTGACAGGCTGTCAGAGCTGGGCCCTATCT GTGCCAGTGAGGGGCTGTGGCTCCACGTGGATGCTGCTTATGCTGGCACAGCCTTTCTGTGCCCTGAGCTCCGGGGATTCCTGAAGGGTATCGAGTATGCTGACTCCTTCACTTTTAATCCCTCCAAATGGATGATGGTACACTTTGACTGTACTGGGTTCTG GGTTAAGGACAAGTACAAGTTGCAGCAGACGTTCAGCGTGAACCCCGTCTACCTCAGACATGCCAACTCTGGGGCCACCACAGACTTCATG cactggcagaTCCCCCTGAGTCGGCGCTTTCGCTCCATTAAGCTCTGGTTCGTGATTCGGTCCTTCGGGGTGAAGAATCTTCAAGCACATGTCAGACAC GGAACAGAAATGGCTAAATACTTTGAATCTCTGGTCAGAAATGACCCTTTCTTTGAAATTCCTGCCAAGAGGCACCTTGGGTTGGTGGTTTTCCGTCTGAAG GGTCCCAATTGTCTCACAGAAAGTGTGTTAAAGGAAATAGCCAAAGGTGGCCAGCTCTTCCTCATTCCAGCCACTATCCAGGACAAGCTGATCATCCGTTTCACCGTGACATCCCAGTTTACCACCAAGGAGGACATCCTGAGAGACTGGAACCTCATCCGAGAGGCTGCTACCCTCGTCCTGAACCAGCACTGCACTTCCCAGCCGAGCCCTCGGGCCAAGAACCTCATCCCGACCCGAGGCTCCAGGGACCTGACCAGTGGGCTATCCCTGGAGTCTGTCAACGAGGGAGGAGACGACCCAGCTCAGGCCCGGAAGATCATCAAGCAGCCCCAGCAGCTGGGGGCTGGTGTGATGAGAAAGGAGGGTGGCTGTGATCTTGAGACCCTGCTGGATCCACCCGATGAGTGCTTCTCAGAAGAAGAAGCCCCAGATGCCACCAAGCACAAGCTGTCGTCCTTTCTGTTCAGTTACTTGTCCGTCCAGAGCAAGAAGAAGACGGTGCGTTCCCTCAGCTGCAACAGCGTGCCCGTGAGCGCTCAGAAGTCACTCCccacagatggctcagtgaagaACGGGGGCTCCTTCCGGGCAAGGATCTTTTCCAGGTTCCCGGAagaaatgatgatgataaagaaaaGCGCCTTCAAAAAGCTGATCAAGTTCTACAGCGTGCCCAGCTTCCCGGAATGCAGCTCCCAGTGTGccctgcagctgccctgctgcccTCTGCAGGCCATGGTGTAG